From Theileria annulata chromosome 1, complete sequence, *** SEQUENCING IN PROGRESS ***, one genomic window encodes:
- a CDS encoding eukaryotic translation initiation factor (eiF3 delta) (Tap404f10.p1c.C.cand.22 - score = 18.31;~SMART RRM (SM0360) at aa 168-241, E()=1.85e-18) → MEPEDNEVENLIELDHLKEFEIATDSQGIKSLVSYSRNSRGHSVKITKRVKEIVVSKRIHKSVFERKNLVPFNLNDENDAGANFVSNEEIVIELSRNERRLNQDDDSDLIYSPVDTNFLKLSRDLKLKFKSLKEEDNVPEEVEEEPPAKYVPPSRKEGGERRSFDDNTIRITNLSEDIREKDLTELFGRVGRIHRAYLAKYKETQNPKGFAFVTYVNKEDAREAINKFNRWGYNNLLLNVEWARPSKDK, encoded by the exons atggAACCTGAA GACAATGAAGTTGAGAATCTCATTGAACTGGAT CACCTGAAAGAGTTTGAAATTGCAACTGATTCACAAGGAATTAAATCTCTAGTTTCATATTCCCGTAATAGTCGAGGACATTCTGTCAAA ATAACAAAAAGAGTAAAGGAAATAGTAGTAAGTAAAAGAATACACAAGTCGGTTTTCGAAAGGAAGAATCTTGTTCCCTTTAACCTTAATGACGAAAATGACGCTGGAGCCAACTTTGTTTCTAACGAAGAAATTGTAATAGAACTGTCCCGTAACGAACGGAGACTCAATCAAGATGATGATTCTGATCTTATTTACTCA CCCGTTGATACAAATTTTTTGAAGTTGTCAAGAGACTTGAAGTTGAAGTTCAAGAGCCTCaaagaagaagataatGTG CCTGAGGAAGTTGAAGAGGAGCCTCCAGCCAAATATGTACCTCCATCACGTAAAGAAGGAGGCGAACGCAGATCATTC GATGACAACACGATTCGTATTACAAACTTAAGTGAAGATATAAGAGAAAAGGATTTGACTGAGTTATTCGGTAGAGTTGGACGCATACATAGAGCTTATCTCGCCAAATACAA GGAAACACAAAATCCGAAGGGATTCGCATTTGTTACATATGTTAATAAAGAAGATGCCAGAGAAGCcatcaataaatttaaccGCTGGGGATACAACAATTTACTACTCAAT GTTGAATGGGCCAGACCTTCCAAGGACAAATGA
- a CDS encoding uncharacterized protein (SMART 3 transmembrane domains at aa 4-26, 314-336 and 356-378;~Apicoplast targetting peptide predicted by the PlasmoAP tool;~3 probable transmembrane helices predicted for TA21280 by TMHMM2.0 at aa 4-26, 314-336 and 356-378;~Signal anchor predicted for TA21280 by SignalP 2.0 HMM (Signal peptide probability 0.049, signal anchor probability 0.781) with cleavage site probability 0.018 between residues 24 and 25), protein MHQLLVFTNNCFIIFYTLYLLVMCNFNKNVLCVATNINRNYNYPKIYLNRYSPKFCMANNEISHLKPVQLSINTFWGRESQFNSKIPITVNLNDTFLNVKKLIFNKTGIPVELQDLYLLKSSDFSPKTEDNSDDLDNDISLENCVKLKDDDRVSNYLRHFKLTSSKELELDLLLDLPAPTFKSVSPDPNRIGDYITAVIRYNDLLMSINNMKSNLKDKNCLNNINSFIKDSNCYINSELNGDKPKESQPPIKDLGCKRVYIRIFKDYPSNSHLFRDRLNNIIRMYFPVDLSNTFKFSAFCLLLKLNGNFNKTTLDIIGLLPLLAIFVQTRAGILFYRTLFHFISQQYIPKSILDSFQLLITIYIHIYINFVLVLYNILPAHLAEKIRNS, encoded by the coding sequence atgcACCAGTTGTTGGTTTTTACTAACAActgttttattatcttctATACTCTGTACTTATTAGTTATgtgtaattttaacaagAATGTGTTATGTGTAGCAACCAACATTAATCGCAATTATAATTATCCTAAAATCTACTTGAATAGATATTCTCCCAAATTTTGTATGGCGAACAATGAAATTTCTCATTTGAAACCTGTTCAGCTCTCAATAAACACTTTTTGGGGCAGGGAATCTCAGTTCAACTCTAAGATTCCTATTACCGTTAACTTGAACgacacatttttaaatgtgaagaaattaatttttaacaagACTGGGATTCCTGTAGAGTTACAGGATTTATATCTGCTCAAATCTAGTGACTTTAGTCCAAAAACTGAAGATAACTCTGATGATTTAGATAATGATATATCACTAGAGAATTGTGTAAAACTAAAAGATGACGATAGAGTTTCTAATTATCTTCGTCATTTTAAGCTTACAAGTTCTAAGGAACTTGAGCTTGACCTTTTACTTGATTTACCAGCTCCAACTTTTAAAAGCGTGTCTCCAGATCCTAATCGCATTGGCGACTATATAACAGCAGTTATAAGATACAACGACCTGCTCATGTCTATTAACAATATGAAAAGTAATTTGAAGGATAAAAActgtttaaataatattaattcatttattaaagaTTCAAACTGTTACATAAATAGTGAGTTGAATGGCGATAAACCTAAGGAATCTCAGCCTCCTATTAAGGATTTAGGCTGTAAAAGAGTCTATATAAGAATTTTTAAGGATTATCCATCAAATTCACATTTATTTAGGGACCGTTTAAATAACATCATCAGAATGTACTTCCCTGtagatttatcaaatacttttaaattttctgCCTTTTGTTTATTGCTCAAATTAAAtggtaattttaacaaaacTACTCTTGACATTATCGGATTGTTGCCTCTTTTAGCTATTTTCGTCCAAACTCGAGCtggaattttattttataggACACTCTTCCACTTCATTTCACAGCAATACATTCCAAAAAGTATTTTAGATAGTTTCCAGTTATTAATTAccatttatatacatatatatattaattttgttttagttttgtataatattttgcCAGCACATTTGGCCGAAAAAATACGCAATAGCTAA